The following coding sequences are from one bacterium SCSIO 12741 window:
- a CDS encoding MATE family efflux transporter, with protein sequence MSESPANISYNNILRIAAPIMVSGLSMTLVNLTDTLFLSKLGEKELGGVGNAGLIFFLLVFIGMGFNTGSQIMISRRNGERNYASIGSLYQHVSFFLLLWGILIFTFLHTGLSEVLQYLVESDDIRDINVRFLESRSFGVFFNFINITFFAVYIGTTKTKIIGIVTPITALINVALDYCLIFGKFGFPAWGVEGAAWASNLAELTATLILISYTIWGLDHRKYRLFQWQGLDRDRFMRMFKISTPLMIQNTISFSAWLGFFMIIEHLGTDELAVSHMVRSLYMVLIIPVLGLGDTANTLTGNLMGQGLSNHVYTLLKRTNVVGLAIAAGLLPLYFIFGGNLLAPFTDRPELIEMGKPVLSIIFSVLFVFVVVIVGFRTLSGTGKTLVGLGIESISVFIYLITAWYFAHFDSVELYHPWLSEYVYFGFFASLVYLYLWKGKWQDTKV encoded by the coding sequence ATGAGTGAATCTCCTGCAAACATTAGTTATAATAACATCTTACGAATTGCTGCACCGATTATGGTCAGTGGTTTGTCGATGACGCTGGTCAACCTCACCGATACTTTATTTCTCAGTAAGTTAGGAGAAAAAGAATTGGGCGGCGTGGGAAACGCAGGACTCATTTTCTTTCTTCTGGTTTTTATTGGAATGGGGTTCAACACCGGATCTCAAATCATGATTTCCCGGCGCAACGGAGAACGGAATTATGCATCCATCGGATCCCTTTATCAGCACGTTTCCTTCTTTTTACTGCTTTGGGGTATACTCATCTTTACCTTTTTGCACACCGGTTTATCCGAAGTATTGCAGTACCTCGTAGAAAGTGATGACATCCGTGATATCAATGTTCGCTTCCTGGAGTCACGAAGTTTTGGGGTCTTCTTTAACTTCATCAACATCACCTTTTTTGCGGTTTACATAGGAACCACCAAGACCAAAATCATTGGCATTGTAACCCCCATAACAGCCTTGATCAACGTAGCCCTGGACTACTGCTTAATTTTTGGAAAATTTGGCTTTCCCGCCTGGGGTGTTGAAGGAGCTGCCTGGGCCTCCAACTTAGCGGAGTTAACGGCAACGCTCATTCTGATCAGTTACACCATTTGGGGCTTGGATCACCGGAAATACAGACTCTTTCAGTGGCAAGGTCTTGATCGCGATCGTTTTATGCGGATGTTCAAAATCAGTACCCCACTGATGATTCAAAACACCATTTCCTTCTCCGCCTGGCTGGGATTCTTTATGATCATTGAGCATTTGGGGACGGATGAACTGGCCGTTTCGCACATGGTAAGAAGCCTCTATATGGTATTGATTATTCCAGTTTTAGGATTAGGCGACACAGCCAATACACTTACCGGAAATCTCATGGGCCAAGGATTATCTAACCACGTGTATACTCTCCTGAAAAGAACCAATGTGGTGGGACTGGCTATTGCCGCCGGACTGCTCCCACTTTACTTCATTTTCGGTGGCAACTTGCTGGCCCCCTTTACCGATCGACCGGAATTGATCGAAATGGGCAAACCGGTATTGAGCATTATTTTTTCGGTGCTGTTTGTATTCGTTGTTGTCATTGTTGGTTTCAGAACCCTATCGGGAACTGGAAAAACCCTGGTTGGTTTAGGGATTGAGAGTATCTCTGTATTCATCTACCTCATCACGGCCTGGTATTTCGCCCATTTTGACAGTGTTGAATTGTATCATCCGTGGTTATCCGAATACGTCTATTTCGGCTTCTTTGCCTCCTTGGTTTACCTCTACCTCTGGAAAGGTAAATGGCAAGATACCAAGGTCTGA
- a CDS encoding PorT family protein gives MKLLKLAVLLLCFSFSGNDLAAQKGKLTFGPKLGTMVGFPLPTGEIPDSSKGSPLMGPNVGVFFMYQFSPKWSIWIEGNFNRKAAEFSSKLIDFEYQDEETITTPNGTVITATIETVFNGETWGKFDNYYFETPIMARYSFNKKWHLMAGMYYASLAVSNSEAYIRGNVGASQEITEEERDLAKEMNLHDYGSLLGFQYQYKPLLVDFRMSYGFTSIVKEDYTAIESPLHNLFAQLSVNFQILRLHAEEPKP, from the coding sequence ATGAAACTTTTAAAGCTTGCTGTACTTCTTCTTTGTTTCTCGTTTTCGGGAAATGACTTAGCTGCCCAAAAAGGTAAATTGACCTTTGGCCCTAAATTGGGCACCATGGTTGGCTTTCCCTTACCCACCGGTGAAATTCCGGATAGCAGTAAGGGAAGTCCGTTGATGGGACCTAATGTAGGAGTCTTCTTTATGTATCAGTTTTCGCCAAAATGGTCCATTTGGATTGAGGGGAATTTTAACCGCAAGGCAGCCGAGTTCAGCTCAAAACTGATCGACTTTGAATACCAGGATGAAGAGACCATTACCACACCCAATGGTACCGTTATCACGGCCACCATTGAAACTGTGTTTAATGGAGAAACCTGGGGCAAATTTGACAACTACTATTTCGAAACGCCGATCATGGCCCGGTATTCCTTCAACAAAAAGTGGCATTTGATGGCTGGTATGTACTATGCCAGTTTGGCCGTGAGCAATTCTGAGGCATACATCAGAGGAAATGTCGGTGCTTCTCAAGAAATAACAGAAGAAGAACGAGATTTGGCCAAGGAAATGAACCTTCATGACTACGGCAGCTTACTCGGATTCCAATACCAATACAAACCTCTTCTGGTAGATTTTAGAATGTCTTATGGCTTCACGTCCATCGTAAAAGAAGACTACACGGCCATTGAATCTCCCTTGCACAATTTGTTTGCTCAACTTTCGGTCAATTTTCAGATATTGCGCCTCCATGCTGAGGAACCGAAACCATGA
- a CDS encoding PCMD domain-containing protein has protein sequence MKTFWNTLLCLVCLSPVYAQDYLDNGFFWDWEHFDEVTVGSQTYPAFDQPLPSNFWTTSNMGTRTIAFSPTCLKTTDAYDAPYACLLQSTSFPFGIAAGSLMAGDYKGGTDPAKAVHMGKPWNGRPERFVGFYKYIPVGNDYCKIEATLTRWNSSTKKQEIIATAALPTADQTKTVTDYTKFNLFFDYKSNDAPDSIQIIFTSSGDGANFQGGNGSALYIDHVKILYAGETGIALNDQTSVRVAAYPNPASDFVYFNIDGLHQEVFPLVVRDLQGREVMRTELTRDLSKIEVSHLDPGIYLYEITQQQIPVGSGRIVVQ, from the coding sequence ATGAAAACTTTCTGGAACACCCTACTTTGTTTAGTATGCCTATCTCCCGTTTATGCTCAAGACTATTTGGATAATGGTTTCTTTTGGGACTGGGAGCATTTCGATGAAGTAACCGTAGGAAGTCAAACCTACCCTGCTTTTGATCAGCCCCTTCCCAGTAATTTCTGGACCACCAGCAATATGGGAACAAGGACGATTGCCTTTTCACCAACATGCCTAAAAACCACAGATGCTTATGATGCACCTTATGCCTGCTTGTTACAGTCCACCAGCTTTCCCTTTGGAATTGCTGCGGGTAGTTTAATGGCAGGAGACTACAAGGGTGGTACCGATCCGGCAAAAGCCGTGCACATGGGTAAACCCTGGAATGGTCGCCCAGAACGATTCGTGGGTTTCTACAAATACATTCCTGTAGGTAACGACTATTGTAAAATTGAAGCAACACTTACCCGATGGAATTCAAGTACCAAAAAACAGGAAATCATTGCCACCGCCGCACTACCAACCGCCGATCAAACCAAAACGGTAACGGATTACACCAAGTTCAACCTCTTCTTCGATTACAAATCGAACGATGCCCCTGACTCGATCCAAATAATTTTCACTTCGAGTGGAGATGGAGCCAATTTTCAAGGAGGTAACGGCTCAGCCTTATACATCGATCATGTCAAAATTTTGTACGCCGGTGAAACCGGTATAGCACTCAATGATCAAACCTCTGTTCGCGTGGCAGCCTATCCAAATCCTGCATCAGACTTTGTTTACTTCAATATAGATGGGCTTCACCAAGAAGTCTTTCCCCTGGTGGTTAGAGACCTTCAAGGACGTGAAGTTATGCGAACTGAACTTACCCGAGATCTCTCCAAGATTGAGGTAAGCCATCTGGATCCGGGAATCTACCTCTACGAAATCACGCAGCAGCAAATACCGGTGGGTTCCGGTAGAATTGTCGTTCAATGA
- a CDS encoding OmpA family protein, with protein MNVINRLLPISLLALILWVPGKAQNQSYFADAKTGILKRNLQDAYRKNDYYTQIDILEELLKRKPEKVNWQFKLARAYDESRNYQPAMDHYSKTYYADPKKYAVCLFHMGRIMKTREQYQMAGVYFDRFIKEYREQKDSKYYRNWAKAELGGIELAMAEDTSKRQANVVPLAGNINKAHIEFSPVILDSTTFWYTSLPSDTIVYRYENTLDPPEVPLQQVFLAQKQGQEWENAGLAPIPLNELGDNIGSLALSPDKQRLYFTRCSYNWQRKISCKLYVCHMEGGQWGEPELLDGQINLDNYTSTHPTVGPSSKPDRDVIYFTSDRPGGKGGNDIWYFRYRISKNKYEKPRNCGNKVNTPQDEITPHFDVPSHRLYFSSEGRQSIGGFDVFYTVGERSKWLGKAENAGTQLNSPLDDLYYMLFDDRETGLLVSNRDGSIALKHPHCCDDLFYVQWKNLIRLAIEGEITDKKDNKLAGVELVLYSQDSIDGEELILNRVTADENGNFNVRLEENIDYRIQFEKEGYFSEEVKVSTIGKTESDTLFRNVKLARIPDEEIIIPNILYDFDDASLTSQAKTAIDTSIYQILIHNPQIIVEISSHTDSKGTHAYNEHLSQQRAESVVKYLRSKGIDKERMQPKGYGETQPIAPNVFTDGSDNPAGRAKNRRTAFRVIGQMPVDVEYEDF; from the coding sequence GTGAACGTTATTAATCGACTACTTCCTATTTCCTTGTTAGCGCTAATTCTTTGGGTTCCCGGAAAGGCCCAAAACCAGAGCTATTTTGCAGATGCGAAAACGGGAATTTTGAAAAGAAACCTTCAAGACGCCTATCGGAAAAACGATTATTACACCCAAATTGACATTCTTGAAGAACTTCTAAAACGCAAACCCGAAAAGGTAAATTGGCAGTTTAAACTGGCTCGAGCCTACGATGAGTCGCGAAACTACCAGCCGGCCATGGATCACTACTCCAAAACCTACTACGCCGATCCTAAGAAGTACGCCGTATGCCTGTTTCACATGGGGCGAATCATGAAAACCCGGGAACAGTACCAAATGGCCGGCGTTTATTTTGACCGATTTATAAAAGAATACCGGGAGCAAAAAGATTCGAAATACTACCGCAATTGGGCCAAAGCAGAATTAGGCGGAATTGAACTGGCGATGGCTGAAGACACCAGCAAACGTCAAGCCAATGTGGTACCCTTGGCCGGAAATATCAATAAGGCGCACATCGAATTTTCTCCGGTGATTCTCGACTCTACCACTTTTTGGTACACCTCTCTCCCATCGGATACGATAGTATACCGGTACGAGAACACCCTTGATCCTCCTGAAGTTCCCTTGCAGCAGGTGTTTCTCGCCCAAAAGCAGGGACAAGAATGGGAAAATGCGGGTTTGGCTCCAATCCCCTTGAATGAGTTGGGGGACAACATTGGTTCTTTGGCCTTATCGCCAGACAAACAGCGCCTTTATTTTACGCGATGTTCCTACAATTGGCAACGAAAAATCAGTTGTAAACTATACGTCTGCCACATGGAAGGTGGTCAATGGGGAGAACCCGAGTTGTTGGATGGCCAGATCAATTTGGACAATTACACAAGCACCCATCCAACGGTAGGACCTTCTTCCAAACCCGATCGGGATGTGATCTATTTTACTTCCGATCGTCCAGGTGGAAAAGGGGGCAATGACATCTGGTATTTCCGCTACCGCATTTCCAAAAACAAATACGAGAAACCACGTAATTGTGGGAATAAGGTGAATACGCCTCAAGACGAAATCACTCCCCATTTTGATGTACCCAGTCACCGCTTGTATTTCAGTAGTGAGGGGCGTCAATCGATAGGTGGGTTTGATGTTTTTTATACCGTTGGTGAACGATCCAAGTGGCTGGGCAAGGCCGAAAATGCCGGAACTCAATTGAATTCACCCCTCGATGACTTGTACTACATGCTATTCGATGATCGGGAGACGGGGCTTTTGGTTTCTAACCGGGATGGAAGTATCGCCCTAAAGCACCCTCATTGTTGCGACGACTTATTTTATGTACAATGGAAAAACCTGATTCGCCTGGCTATCGAAGGGGAAATTACCGACAAAAAAGACAACAAGCTGGCAGGAGTTGAACTGGTTCTCTATTCTCAGGACAGTATTGATGGTGAAGAATTGATCCTAAACCGTGTGACGGCGGATGAAAATGGAAACTTCAACGTTCGCCTGGAAGAAAACATCGACTACCGTATTCAGTTTGAAAAAGAAGGATACTTCTCAGAAGAGGTTAAAGTAAGCACCATTGGCAAAACAGAGTCTGACACACTCTTTCGGAACGTAAAATTGGCTCGCATTCCAGATGAGGAAATTATCATTCCCAACATTCTGTATGACTTTGATGATGCCTCCCTAACCTCTCAGGCCAAAACGGCTATTGACACTTCGATTTATCAAATCTTAATTCATAATCCTCAAATTATCGTAGAGATTAGTTCTCATACCGATTCAAAAGGTACCCATGCCTACAACGAGCACTTGTCTCAACAACGTGCTGAATCAGTCGTGAAATACCTGCGCTCCAAAGGAATTGACAAGGAAAGAATGCAACCCAAAGGGTACGGTGAAACTCAGCCGATAGCCCCCAACGTATTCACCGATGGTTCTGATAATCCAGCCGGGCGAGCCAAAAACCGCCGAACAGCCTTCCGCGTAATCGGGCAAATGCCTGTGGACGTGGAATACGAAGATTTTTAG
- a CDS encoding PorP/SprF family type IX secretion system membrane protein, translating to MAIFLQTFVRDQGISLYLYYDMLNRYLNTFSTVCLLVGLSCLALFPAQAQDVHFSQFYLSPLTTNPANTGHFDGDWRIAANHRNQWRSLGNPYTTTSLSYDQNVFVYSEQMAFGLLYLHDESGTVGLKFDKIMLSGAYHKQLGRHKLRLGIQPGVVIKAVNLNGVSLPEQYDRSTGTFNSSLPSSEPAYQDQLTYFDFNAGISYSVNLGTFRPEAGLSFFHINQPNESFYAQTNKLPMRAMLTIRADIDLGKKLVFTPNYLHMIHQKASEILVGANVMVRLNDNKIKASGIYGGMLFRNGINRNTDAAIAVVGMKFKHLEVGFNYDFTVSDLQAANNSQGAYEISIVYTSLSTLLQKTTVPCERY from the coding sequence TTGGCTATATTTTTACAAACCTTTGTAAGAGATCAAGGTATATCCCTATACTTGTACTACGACATGCTGAACCGATACCTAAATACCTTTTCCACCGTCTGCCTGCTTGTTGGATTGTCTTGTCTTGCCTTATTTCCGGCACAAGCTCAAGATGTGCACTTTAGCCAATTTTACCTCAGCCCTCTCACCACCAATCCGGCCAATACCGGGCATTTTGATGGCGATTGGCGAATTGCGGCTAACCACAGAAATCAATGGAGATCGCTTGGAAATCCGTACACCACTACTTCGCTTAGTTACGACCAAAATGTTTTCGTTTACTCGGAACAAATGGCCTTTGGCCTGCTTTATTTACACGATGAATCAGGCACGGTAGGACTCAAATTTGACAAAATCATGTTGAGCGGAGCCTACCACAAGCAACTGGGTCGCCATAAGTTACGACTCGGCATTCAACCGGGAGTGGTCATCAAGGCAGTAAACCTCAACGGAGTTTCCTTACCCGAGCAGTACGACAGAAGTACGGGTACCTTTAATAGCAGCCTGCCGTCAAGCGAGCCTGCTTATCAAGATCAGCTGACTTATTTTGACTTTAATGCGGGTATTTCCTACTCGGTGAATTTAGGAACCTTTAGGCCGGAAGCTGGACTATCCTTCTTTCACATCAATCAGCCTAATGAGTCGTTTTATGCGCAAACCAACAAACTACCCATGCGGGCTATGTTGACCATCAGAGCCGATATCGACCTGGGTAAAAAACTGGTATTCACCCCCAACTACCTGCACATGATTCACCAAAAAGCATCCGAAATTTTGGTGGGAGCTAATGTGATGGTTCGTTTGAATGACAATAAGATTAAGGCCTCTGGAATATATGGCGGAATGCTCTTTAGAAACGGTATCAATCGAAATACTGATGCTGCCATTGCGGTCGTGGGCATGAAGTTTAAACACCTCGAGGTGGGCTTCAACTATGACTTTACCGTTTCTGACTTACAGGCGGCCAACAACAGCCAAGGAGCCTATGAAATTTCTATCGTGTATACGAGTTTGAGTACCCTTTTGCAAAAAACCACAGTACCTTGTGAACGTTATTAA
- a CDS encoding PKD domain-containing protein — MVRLLLAIVLFLGLNGSAFGQLVCDFTADTTRGCSPIQISFTDLSTGPNPITYHKWEFGNGGTSFLSNPSRIYANPGLYTVTLTVSDGIDTAKKTIQQYIEVYQNPSADFSFTKLTLCKPVQVAFQDNSSQGGAAIVDWTWDFGDLTTPSKQSNPVHDYLNRGTYSVILSVIDANGCRSDVQKKNIVVVDPPEAAFTATSRSDCKPPLNTVFTNQSAGGQAPFTYQWDFGDGTTSSAVSPSHTYSNSGVYDVTLIISDANGCHDTLVEKRFITIGQTVADFVFQDSLCRNASYQFTNQSVGAHTFLWRFGNQGTSTQWDPSFTFTQGGTVPVTLIASAGANCKDSVTYNIRVDSVYPEFTVNYDSACRPEFVTLADNSNGIPQKSSFRVFLIQYNNTHNGMTASIQFPPSVCRTTTYNVTHTITTPMGCVDSVRRPAIRIESNHLDINIAYSSPCAPSLASYSPTHCLKNKPVNWFWDFGTGNPADTSILENPIDTFLFTQPGKYPVTVTVVDSAGCVFKQTSSFDLGSKQKANFVVSDDTVCYGDSIKFTNLSTDMTKITGHSWDFGDGGVDNQIHPNYRYYSLGTKIVRLKVRQYACEHDTLFPAVYVSGPVVTPGEKPDCSNPLTREFKGNIAGGYTKFYWDFGDGSPLDSVNLSPTHTYSSTQLFKIRFWAQNDTTGCVDSVKFNVFPTPLQAKFRHTNPPKHVCVDREVILNGRGSIGNIGLNYWWDFGNGKTESRLSKVTTKYDTSGRYTAQLIVMSLDSCWDTAHLDIWAHMPVAAHNFTGPVVCDNDSLVIINQSTTDYVFKTFEWYLDSVQMPDTNNFYSHWIQHLDSGNNRVLIDTHQLMLRVEDVFGCADTLVKDLFVAKPRARYQISDVTACRGDTLVFEDTLNHNTGSVYWSFGDGNSSSLTSPKYIYDSSGVYKTQYAVTYGPCSDTFALPLEVQGVDTVAFFATLTDTNCYPATTFFFDQSKGDSLSWYTWDFGDGNVPIRTDLKDSLTKTFISPGEFNITLTVETSFGCTATATRSHYIDVKGPYAEFSLVPDSLCINEPVVLRVDSMNDLAWTFVWDFGDGRVDSTNRSTTTLNHSYNQTGNLVAVMVLTDSSRHCQVFTTQEVVIEEVIAGFGFDPDSAGCEPFELKLTNQSRLGDTWNYKFSDGGSTTDSVPTYVIQSPGDHTVTLIYENSRNGCKDTVVRQVRVHPSPEVTASPDRQICRDDTLRIEASGAITYEWLPNENINDAQKSNPDVWPRQSSYYQVIGRDSNWCSGTDSVWIRVQLPSQLTMPPDTVIIVGEQIELSPVGFDAYFWSWTPITGLSCTDCPNPIAQPLVNTVYQLTVKDSMGCFETTRSLRIEVEEKYSLDVPEAFTPNGDGVNDVIYPDGWGIKDIVEFRVFNRWGEQVFEATPADPGWDGYYKGKLQNAETYIYLVSARTYDDILRTKQGCSV, encoded by the coding sequence ATGGTGCGACTACTGCTTGCAATTGTACTATTTTTGGGGCTGAATGGTTCTGCCTTCGGGCAATTGGTATGTGATTTTACAGCGGACACCACCCGTGGTTGTTCCCCCATCCAAATTTCGTTCACAGATCTATCCACCGGCCCCAACCCAATTACCTACCACAAGTGGGAATTTGGCAATGGAGGTACATCCTTCTTGTCCAATCCTTCGAGAATCTACGCCAATCCAGGGCTGTATACTGTAACGCTAACAGTTTCTGACGGAATTGATACCGCCAAGAAAACCATTCAGCAATACATCGAAGTTTACCAAAATCCATCTGCTGATTTTTCCTTTACCAAATTGACTTTGTGCAAACCGGTGCAAGTCGCCTTTCAGGATAATTCCAGCCAGGGCGGAGCAGCCATTGTGGATTGGACCTGGGATTTTGGAGACCTAACTACTCCCTCTAAGCAGTCTAATCCAGTCCATGACTATTTGAACCGGGGGACTTATTCGGTCATTCTTTCGGTAATTGATGCAAACGGTTGCCGAAGCGATGTGCAGAAAAAGAATATTGTGGTGGTCGATCCACCAGAAGCCGCCTTTACAGCTACCAGTCGATCGGATTGTAAACCGCCATTAAATACGGTCTTTACTAATCAAAGTGCCGGTGGTCAGGCGCCATTTACTTATCAATGGGATTTTGGTGATGGCACCACGTCATCTGCGGTATCTCCAAGTCATACCTATTCCAATTCGGGAGTTTATGACGTAACGCTCATTATTTCTGATGCCAACGGTTGTCACGATACCTTGGTCGAAAAGCGTTTTATTACCATTGGGCAAACCGTTGCCGATTTTGTCTTTCAGGATTCACTTTGCCGAAATGCTTCCTATCAGTTCACCAATCAATCGGTAGGTGCTCATACCTTTTTATGGAGATTTGGTAACCAGGGTACTTCCACACAGTGGGATCCGTCCTTTACATTTACCCAGGGAGGAACTGTGCCTGTTACGCTGATTGCATCGGCGGGAGCCAATTGTAAAGATTCGGTTACTTACAACATTCGAGTGGATTCGGTTTATCCGGAATTTACGGTTAACTACGACTCGGCCTGTCGTCCTGAATTTGTTACCCTGGCTGATAATAGTAATGGTATTCCTCAAAAATCCAGTTTTAGGGTCTTTTTGATCCAATACAACAACACTCATAATGGGATGACGGCCAGTATCCAATTTCCACCGAGTGTCTGCCGAACCACTACTTACAATGTTACTCATACGATTACCACGCCTATGGGGTGCGTGGATTCTGTGCGAAGACCAGCGATTAGGATTGAGTCCAATCACCTGGACATAAACATTGCTTATTCCAGTCCCTGTGCGCCTTCTTTGGCCTCCTATTCACCGACCCATTGTTTGAAGAATAAGCCGGTGAATTGGTTTTGGGATTTTGGAACCGGAAACCCCGCTGACACCAGCATACTTGAGAACCCAATCGATACCTTTCTCTTTACTCAACCGGGGAAATATCCTGTAACGGTAACCGTAGTGGATTCAGCTGGTTGTGTTTTTAAACAAACGTCCTCCTTTGATCTGGGAAGTAAGCAGAAGGCCAATTTTGTAGTGAGCGATGACACGGTTTGTTACGGCGACTCCATCAAATTTACCAACTTATCTACCGACATGACCAAGATTACGGGGCACAGCTGGGATTTTGGAGATGGGGGAGTGGACAATCAAATTCACCCTAACTACCGCTACTATTCCCTCGGTACCAAAATTGTTCGGCTAAAGGTTAGGCAATACGCCTGTGAGCATGACACGCTGTTTCCGGCCGTATACGTGAGTGGACCTGTAGTTACTCCAGGAGAAAAACCAGATTGTTCCAACCCATTAACCCGAGAATTTAAAGGAAATATTGCCGGTGGTTACACCAAGTTTTATTGGGACTTTGGAGATGGTAGTCCGCTCGATTCCGTCAACCTAAGCCCCACGCATACCTATTCTTCAACCCAGCTCTTCAAGATTCGATTTTGGGCCCAAAATGATACCACGGGTTGTGTGGATTCTGTCAAGTTCAATGTATTTCCAACGCCTCTGCAAGCCAAATTCAGGCATACCAATCCACCTAAGCATGTATGTGTAGATCGGGAAGTCATATTAAATGGTCGAGGTTCCATCGGGAATATCGGACTCAATTATTGGTGGGATTTTGGCAATGGTAAAACCGAATCTCGGTTGTCCAAGGTCACCACAAAATACGATACCAGTGGCCGTTACACGGCACAACTTATAGTGATGTCGTTGGACAGTTGTTGGGATACGGCTCACCTCGATATTTGGGCACACATGCCGGTGGCAGCGCACAATTTTACTGGGCCCGTAGTATGTGATAACGATAGTTTGGTCATCATCAATCAGTCCACTACCGATTACGTGTTTAAGACCTTTGAGTGGTACCTCGACTCCGTTCAAATGCCGGATACCAATAATTTCTACAGCCACTGGATTCAACATCTTGATTCTGGTAACAACCGGGTATTGATTGATACCCACCAACTCATGTTGCGGGTAGAAGATGTGTTTGGCTGTGCCGATACCTTGGTCAAAGACCTTTTTGTAGCGAAACCCAGAGCGAGGTATCAGATTAGTGATGTTACTGCTTGTCGAGGCGATACCTTGGTTTTTGAAGATACGCTGAACCACAATACAGGATCGGTTTATTGGTCCTTTGGTGATGGTAATTCTTCCAGCTTGACTTCACCCAAATACATTTACGATTCTTCTGGAGTTTACAAAACCCAATATGCCGTCACCTACGGTCCATGCTCAGATACATTTGCACTTCCGCTTGAGGTGCAAGGTGTAGATACGGTAGCCTTTTTTGCTACGCTAACGGATACCAATTGCTATCCCGCAACTACTTTCTTTTTTGATCAATCCAAGGGGGATTCTCTAAGCTGGTATACCTGGGACTTTGGCGATGGTAATGTCCCAATCCGCACGGACCTCAAAGACTCTTTGACCAAAACGTTTATTAGCCCCGGTGAATTTAATATTACGCTTACCGTAGAAACCTCATTTGGTTGTACTGCCACCGCTACCCGGAGTCATTACATTGATGTAAAAGGACCTTATGCCGAGTTTTCACTCGTTCCGGACTCATTGTGCATCAACGAACCCGTGGTTTTGAGGGTGGATAGTATGAATGATTTGGCCTGGACCTTTGTTTGGGACTTTGGAGATGGTCGAGTGGACAGTACCAATCGATCGACCACAACCTTAAATCATTCCTATAATCAGACTGGGAATTTGGTGGCGGTTATGGTTTTAACTGATTCATCCCGCCATTGTCAGGTATTCACCACCCAGGAAGTGGTCATTGAAGAAGTAATTGCTGGATTTGGATTTGATCCAGACTCCGCGGGGTGTGAACCTTTTGAATTGAAATTGACCAATCAATCCCGGTTGGGAGACACCTGGAATTACAAATTCAGCGATGGAGGATCCACCACGGATTCGGTACCCACTTATGTGATTCAATCTCCCGGTGATCATACGGTCACCTTGATTTATGAAAACAGTCGCAATGGTTGTAAGGATACCGTAGTTCGACAGGTTAGGGTACACCCAAGTCCGGAAGTGACTGCGTCACCCGATCGACAAATATGTCGGGATGATACGCTGAGGATAGAAGCCTCGGGTGCGATTACCTACGAATGGTTACCGAATGAGAACATTAACGACGCACAAAAGAGTAATCCCGATGTTTGGCCAAGGCAGAGCAGTTATTACCAGGTGATTGGACGTGATTCCAATTGGTGCAGTGGTACCGATTCCGTCTGGATTAGGGTGCAGCTACCTTCTCAGTTGACCATGCCGCCCGATACGGTTATCATAGTTGGGGAGCAGATAGAATTGAGCCCGGTAGGATTTGATGCCTACTTCTGGTCTTGGACGCCCATTACAGGGCTGTCGTGTACAGATTGCCCCAACCCTATAGCTCAACCCTTAGTCAATACCGTATACCAGCTCACAGTGAAAGATTCTATGGGGTGTTTTGAAACCACTCGATCTTTACGTATTGAAGTGGAAGAAAAGTACTCACTGGATGTGCCTGAGGCATTTACACCCAACGGAGACGGCGTAAATGATGTGATTTATCCTGATGGCTGGGGAATAAAAGATATTGTTGAATTTCGGGTGTTCAACCGCTGGGGAGAGCAGGTATTTGAAGCCACACCTGCAGACCCAGGATGGGATGGATATTACAAAGGAAAATTGCAAAATGCGGAAACCTACATTTATCTGGTCAGTGCCAGAACTTATGACGACATACTCAGGACGAAGCAAGGGTGTTCAGTTTAA